From a single Ignavibacteria bacterium genomic region:
- the gatC gene encoding Asp-tRNA(Asn)/Glu-tRNA(Gln) amidotransferase subunit GatC, which yields MSVTRKDVEYIAALAKLKFSETELDSFTGELNQILGYMEKLNELDTTDVEPLSYPVEVSEVLREDKRTPSVPREEALKNAPDATEEFFKVPKVINVE from the coding sequence ATGTCCGTTACAAGAAAAGATGTTGAATACATAGCCGCCCTGGCCAAGCTGAAATTCAGTGAAACCGAGCTGGATAGCTTTACCGGTGAGCTGAATCAGATACTTGGTTATATGGAAAAATTAAACGAGCTTGATACCACGGATGTGGAGCCGCTCTCATATCCCGTTGAAGTTTCTGAAGTGCTGCGTGAGGACAAGCGTACGCCTTCGGTTCCGAGAGAAGAAGCCCTGAAGAATGCCCCCGACGCTACAGAGGAATTCTTCAAGGTCCCCAAAGTAATTAATGTTGAATAA
- a CDS encoding YHS domain-containing protein → MKNLLVLTLFIMLSFSLGVNAQQKDKKQVSKSKVTTTVSSKEDKVQDVKEGKPFNKVCPVSGEDLEKDEMVLVAYNGKTYGLCCDKCTAKFKKDPAKYAARLNEDGTKYKK, encoded by the coding sequence ATGAAAAACCTGTTAGTACTGACACTATTTATAATGCTGTCTTTCAGTCTCGGCGTAAATGCGCAGCAGAAGGATAAGAAGCAGGTAAGCAAGAGCAAGGTGACTACCACGGTTTCGTCTAAAGAAGATAAAGTTCAGGATGTGAAAGAGGGAAAGCCGTTTAATAAAGTCTGCCCGGTTTCAGGTGAGGATCTGGAAAAAGACGAAATGGTGCTCGTTGCCTACAACGGCAAAACTTACGGCCTGTGCTGCGATAAATGCACAGCCAAATTCAAGAAAGATCCGGCAAAATATGCGGCCAGATTAAATGAGGACGGAACAAAATATAAGAAATAA
- the kdsB gene encoding 3-deoxy-manno-octulosonate cytidylyltransferase, with protein sequence MNLGIIPARFASTRLMGKPLADIGGKPMIQHTYESSQKSKMLHEVIIATDDEKVAQVARDFGARVIVTPKDIATGSDRIAYVAQNMPHADIIVNIQGDEPFIQGRMIDEAIEPLFFDSSVNVSTLAKKITTVEELENPSIPKVVFDYHNFALYFSRSPIPFVRDARSHLESLRVADIYKHIGLYVYRREALLKFTSLPPTDLERIEKLEQLRMLENGFKIKIVVTELESLSVDTPEDLELARRYYSKMFRINH encoded by the coding sequence ATGAATCTAGGAATAATTCCGGCCCGGTTCGCCTCGACCAGGCTTATGGGCAAGCCTCTTGCCGATATCGGAGGCAAACCGATGATACAGCACACATATGAAAGCAGCCAGAAATCAAAAATGCTGCATGAGGTGATAATTGCAACAGATGACGAAAAAGTTGCCCAGGTGGCAAGGGACTTTGGAGCAAGGGTAATAGTAACTCCAAAGGACATTGCAACCGGCTCTGACAGGATTGCATATGTTGCACAGAACATGCCGCATGCAGATATTATAGTCAATATTCAGGGGGATGAGCCTTTTATTCAGGGAAGAATGATAGATGAGGCAATTGAACCCCTGTTCTTCGACAGCAGCGTAAATGTCTCTACCCTGGCGAAAAAGATTACAACAGTTGAGGAGCTTGAAAACCCTTCGATACCGAAAGTGGTCTTCGATTACCACAACTTTGCTCTTTACTTCTCGCGTTCGCCGATCCCCTTTGTAAGGGATGCCAGGAGCCATCTTGAAAGTCTCAGGGTGGCCGACATCTATAAGCACATTGGGCTTTACGTTTACAGAAGGGAAGCCCTTCTTAAATTTACGAGCCTGCCGCCCACGGATCTGGAAAGGATTGAAAAACTTGAGCAGCTCAGAATGCTGGAAAACGGCTTTAAGATCAAGATTGTCGTAACCGAACTTGAAAGCCTCTCGGTTGACACGCCAGAGGACCTTGAACTGGCAAGAAGATATTACAGTAAAATGTTCAGAATTAATCACTAA
- a CDS encoding M48 family metallopeptidase has translation MDSKRYNNIKLGVSITKGILSFLIVFLFLKSGLSLRLEDYLAGFISNSYLLFIAFIITLSIAGSILSFPVNYYTEFYLEHKYNLSNQTFRAWMWESAKGAMVSGVIGIPLLFIFYYVLNRFGNLWWLPFAIILFLVSVVLARIVPVLIMPLFYKITPLEDEDLKSRLERLARDAGLKLKSVFKFDMSKNTRKANAAFTGMGKSKRILLGDNLLDGYSSDEIETVIAHELGHYKYKHIIINIVVGTVFSFLTLYLLALLYRISLPYFGYSSITQVSAIPILLLWGMVLGVVETPITSSLSRKHEYQADRYAIESTAKAEAFIRTLEKLNEQNLGDKEPHPVVEWFFYSHPSIKKRIAAVRKLSQSEALE, from the coding sequence ATGGATTCAAAAAGATATAATAATATTAAACTTGGAGTAAGCATAACGAAGGGAATCTTGTCTTTCCTTATCGTATTCTTATTCTTAAAATCGGGCTTAAGCCTCAGGCTGGAAGACTACCTCGCAGGCTTCATTTCAAACAGTTACCTGCTTTTTATTGCATTTATAATAACCTTAAGTATTGCGGGCTCAATTCTTTCTTTCCCTGTAAACTACTACACGGAATTTTATCTGGAGCATAAATATAACCTGTCAAACCAGACATTCCGCGCCTGGATGTGGGAGAGTGCCAAGGGCGCAATGGTTTCAGGCGTTATCGGAATTCCGCTTTTATTTATTTTTTACTACGTCCTTAACCGCTTCGGAAACCTCTGGTGGCTGCCGTTTGCAATCATACTGTTTCTGGTTTCTGTTGTCCTGGCCAGGATAGTGCCTGTTCTAATAATGCCCTTATTCTATAAGATTACCCCTCTTGAAGATGAGGATCTTAAATCGCGCCTTGAAAGGCTTGCCAGGGATGCGGGCCTTAAGCTTAAGAGTGTTTTTAAGTTTGATATGAGCAAGAATACAAGAAAGGCTAACGCGGCATTTACGGGTATGGGAAAATCCAAAAGAATACTCCTGGGGGATAACCTCCTTGATGGATACTCTTCAGATGAGATTGAAACCGTAATTGCCCACGAGCTGGGGCATTACAAGTATAAACATATCATTATTAATATTGTTGTAGGCACTGTTTTCAGCTTCCTTACTCTCTACCTGCTGGCTCTTTTATACAGAATCTCGCTTCCATACTTTGGATACAGTTCCATTACGCAGGTCTCGGCTATCCCGATACTCCTTTTGTGGGGAATGGTGCTGGGAGTAGTTGAAACTCCGATAACAAGCTCCCTGTCCAGAAAGCATGAATACCAGGCCGACCGCTACGCCATTGAGTCTACGGCAAAGGCCGAAGCCTTCATTAGAACCCTTGAAAAGCTCAACGAGCAGAACCTGGGCGACAAGGAGCCCCATCCCGTTGTGGAGTGGTTCTTCTACAGCCATCCCTCAATAAAGAAAAGGATTGCCGCGGTAAGAAAACTTTCGCAGTCTGAAGCTCTGGAGTAA